From a single Halobellus ruber genomic region:
- the ileS gene encoding isoleucine--tRNA ligase, whose amino-acid sequence MDEVDDQYTPNEVESSVEAYWDDADAYEATKAAHADDPAFFFVDGPPYTSGQMHLGTAWNKTLKDAVIRYKRMTGHRVTDRPGYDMHGLPIEVKVEEELGFETKRDIEEYGIEPFIDECKEFAVRNREAMDEDFRSIGVWMDFEDPYETITPEYMEAAWWAFQQVDERGLVEQGKRSVNYCPRCQTAIAANEVEYDEITSPSIYVKFPLSDREGSLVIWTTTPWTIPANTFVAVDGEMTYRAVRAEKDDESEILYVAEPCVEDVLKQGRYEEYEVVEEYTGEDLVGWAYDHPLADHLDEYADFEGAGEVYTADYVEADRTGLVHSAPGHGQEDFGRGQELDLETFVPVDGRGEFTDAAGDYAGTFVRDANDDIIADLDDAGVLLASGTHEHRYGHCWRCDTDIIFLATDQWFITVTDIKDDLLDNIGDSEWYPQWARDNRFRDFVADAPDWNISRQRYWGIPLPIWQADDGEWIVVGTREELADRVDQEIDPDEIDLHRPSVDPLTITEDGTTYERVPDVFDVWIDSSVATWGTLDYPEETEAHDELWPADFIVEAHDQTRGWFWSQLGMSTAATGQTPYEQVMMHGFVNDEDGRKMSKSLGNIVTPEEAIERAGRDPLRAYLLSHDQQGVDLSFEWDGLADMESTLNIFWNVFRFPLPYMDLDGYDPADADLADGELTVVDEWVLSRLQSVEAEARAALEEFRISDGLNAVLEFLTEDVSRFYVKAIRERMWEEADSDEKRGAYATLSTVLAESIRLLAPFTPYLTERMYQILDGEAASVHALSYPEADPTLRDEDLERRMAVLRDVEEAAANARQQGGRKLRWPVRRVVVASDDEAVADGVESLSGLLADRVNARSVEVVSEFDELIERAVPEMSVIGPEFGADAQRVMGEIEGKTRGELEGGVEVDGETYELTDEMVSYEAEPPEHVSAAEFDGGTVYVDTELTDDIEAEGYARDVVRRIQEMRKRLELDVETEIHTAVDIADDRVAGFVDRHREYVATETRSREVTDGEPEDGEWELIEEWDVEGVAVTIGVDSVDG is encoded by the coding sequence ATGGACGAAGTCGACGACCAGTACACGCCCAACGAGGTCGAGTCCTCGGTCGAGGCGTACTGGGACGACGCAGACGCCTACGAGGCGACGAAGGCGGCCCACGCGGACGACCCGGCATTCTTCTTCGTCGACGGGCCGCCGTACACCTCCGGACAGATGCACCTGGGGACGGCGTGGAACAAGACGCTGAAGGACGCGGTCATCCGGTACAAGCGGATGACCGGTCACCGCGTGACCGACCGTCCCGGCTACGACATGCACGGCCTCCCGATCGAGGTGAAAGTCGAGGAGGAACTCGGGTTCGAGACCAAACGCGACATCGAGGAGTACGGCATCGAGCCGTTCATCGACGAGTGCAAGGAGTTCGCCGTGCGCAACCGCGAGGCGATGGACGAGGACTTCCGGTCCATCGGCGTCTGGATGGACTTCGAGGACCCCTACGAGACCATCACCCCCGAGTATATGGAGGCCGCGTGGTGGGCGTTCCAGCAGGTCGACGAGCGGGGCCTAGTCGAGCAGGGCAAACGCTCGGTCAACTACTGTCCGCGGTGTCAGACCGCCATCGCCGCAAACGAGGTCGAGTACGACGAGATCACCTCGCCGTCGATCTACGTGAAGTTCCCGCTGTCGGATCGCGAAGGAAGCCTCGTCATCTGGACCACCACGCCGTGGACCATCCCCGCGAACACCTTCGTTGCGGTCGACGGGGAGATGACCTACCGGGCCGTCCGGGCGGAGAAAGACGACGAAAGCGAGATCCTCTACGTCGCCGAACCCTGCGTCGAGGACGTGCTGAAGCAGGGCCGCTACGAGGAGTACGAAGTCGTCGAGGAGTACACCGGCGAGGACCTCGTCGGCTGGGCGTACGATCACCCGTTGGCCGATCATCTCGACGAGTATGCCGACTTCGAGGGCGCCGGCGAGGTCTACACCGCCGACTACGTCGAGGCCGACCGGACCGGCCTCGTCCACTCCGCGCCCGGTCACGGCCAGGAGGACTTCGGCCGCGGGCAGGAACTCGACCTCGAAACGTTCGTGCCCGTGGACGGGCGCGGGGAGTTCACCGACGCCGCCGGCGACTACGCCGGGACGTTCGTCCGCGACGCCAACGACGACATCATCGCCGACCTCGACGACGCGGGCGTGTTGCTCGCGTCGGGCACCCACGAGCACCGCTACGGCCACTGCTGGCGGTGTGACACGGACATCATCTTCCTGGCGACCGACCAGTGGTTCATCACGGTCACCGACATCAAAGACGACCTCCTGGACAACATCGGCGACTCCGAGTGGTACCCGCAATGGGCCCGCGACAACCGCTTCCGGGACTTCGTCGCCGACGCCCCCGACTGGAACATCTCCCGGCAGCGCTACTGGGGGATCCCGCTGCCGATCTGGCAGGCCGACGACGGCGAGTGGATCGTGGTCGGGACGCGCGAGGAACTCGCCGATCGCGTCGATCAGGAGATCGACCCCGACGAGATCGACCTCCACCGCCCCTCGGTGGACCCGCTGACCATCACCGAGGACGGCACGACCTACGAGCGGGTCCCGGACGTCTTCGACGTCTGGATCGACTCCTCGGTGGCGACGTGGGGGACGCTCGATTACCCCGAGGAGACCGAGGCCCACGACGAACTCTGGCCCGCGGACTTCATCGTGGAGGCCCACGACCAGACCCGCGGGTGGTTCTGGTCACAGTTGGGGATGTCGACGGCCGCCACGGGGCAGACGCCCTACGAACAGGTGATGATGCACGGGTTCGTCAACGACGAGGACGGCCGGAAGATGTCGAAGTCGCTGGGGAACATCGTCACGCCCGAGGAGGCGATCGAGCGCGCCGGCCGGGACCCGCTGCGCGCGTACCTGCTGAGCCACGACCAGCAGGGCGTCGATCTCTCCTTCGAGTGGGACGGCCTCGCGGACATGGAATCGACGCTCAACATCTTCTGGAACGTCTTCCGGTTCCCGCTGCCGTATATGGACCTCGACGGCTACGACCCCGCCGACGCCGACCTCGCTGACGGCGAACTCACGGTCGTCGACGAGTGGGTGCTCTCGCGGCTCCAGTCCGTCGAGGCCGAGGCGCGGGCGGCCTTGGAGGAGTTCCGGATCTCCGACGGCCTCAACGCGGTGCTCGAATTCCTCACCGAGGACGTCTCGCGGTTCTACGTCAAGGCGATCCGCGAGCGGATGTGGGAGGAGGCCGACTCCGATGAAAAACGCGGCGCCTACGCGACGCTTTCGACCGTCCTCGCCGAGTCGATCAGGCTGCTCGCGCCGTTCACGCCGTACCTCACAGAGCGGATGTACCAGATCCTCGACGGCGAGGCCGCGAGCGTCCACGCGCTGTCATACCCCGAGGCCGACCCGACCCTCCGGGACGAGGACCTCGAACGCCGGATGGCGGTGCTCCGGGACGTCGAGGAGGCCGCCGCGAACGCCCGCCAGCAGGGCGGCCGGAAGCTCCGGTGGCCGGTCCGGCGGGTCGTCGTCGCCAGCGACGACGAGGCGGTCGCCGACGGCGTCGAGTCGCTGTCGGGGTTGCTGGCTGACCGCGTCAACGCCCGGTCGGTCGAGGTCGTCTCGGAGTTCGACGAACTGATCGAGCGGGCGGTCCCGGAGATGAGCGTGATCGGCCCGGAGTTCGGCGCCGACGCCCAGCGCGTGATGGGCGAAATCGAGGGCAAGACCCGGGGCGAGTTGGAAGGCGGCGTCGAGGTCGACGGCGAGACCTACGAACTGACCGACGAGATGGTCTCCTACGAGGCCGAACCCCCCGAGCACGTCTCCGCGGCGGAGTTCGACGGCGGCACGGTCTACGTCGACACCGAACTCACCGACGACATCGAGGCCGAGGGCTACGCCCGCGACGTGGTGCGGCGGATCCAGGAGATGCGCAAACGCCTGGAGCTGGACGTCGAAACCGAGATCCACACCGCGGTCGACATCGCCGACGACCGAGTGGCCGGCTTCGTGGACCGTCACCGCGAGTACGTGGCCACCGAGACCCGGAGCCGCGAGGTGACCGACGGGGAGCCCGAAGACGGCGAGTGGGAACTGATCGAGGAGTGGGACGTTGAGGGCGTCGCGGTGACGATCGGGGTCGATTCGGTCGACGGGTAG
- a CDS encoding bifunctional nuclease family protein produces MNHPAEVEGIAVGVDADGENVPAVVLAARSEFLPIVVTGDQARAIQLAISGEPFERPLTHDLLVSVLTEFGGAIDRVRIDDIADGTFYAKVDAERYEDGESRPFVFDARPSDAIALAVRVECPIEVSDGVLDEAGQPPERFDFDDHGNGERTGEPDDFDDFGGR; encoded by the coding sequence ATGAACCACCCCGCAGAAGTCGAGGGGATCGCCGTGGGCGTCGACGCCGACGGGGAGAACGTCCCCGCAGTCGTGCTTGCGGCCCGCTCGGAGTTCCTCCCGATCGTCGTGACCGGCGACCAGGCCCGCGCGATCCAACTCGCGATCTCGGGGGAACCCTTCGAACGGCCGCTGACTCACGACCTCCTGGTGTCGGTACTCACCGAGTTCGGCGGCGCGATCGACAGGGTCCGCATCGACGACATCGCCGACGGAACCTTCTACGCGAAGGTCGACGCCGAGCGGTACGAGGACGGCGAGTCGCGGCCGTTCGTCTTCGACGCCCGCCCCAGCGACGCCATCGCCCTGGCTGTCCGCGTGGAGTGTCCGATCGAGGTCTCCGACGGGGTGCTCGACGAGGCGGGACAGCCGCCCGAGCGGTTCGACTTCGACGACCACGGGAACGGAGAACGGACCGGCGAACCCGACGACTTCGACGACTTCGGCGGGCGGTAG
- a CDS encoding ArsR/SmtB family transcription factor, with translation MARLLPSRSDPEVEASPRVVGLDDDDAEDLLGALSSTTARRILATLHDEPANPAALAESVDTSLQNVQYHLDRLESAGAIEVVDTVYSEKGREMDVYAPADRPLVVVAAADEETAGVSDVLARLLGGVAIVGIASLLAQFLVDGVPFLAQTGGGGDVGTADVAVETTAAATATGPPPGLLVFLGGVTVLLAWLAVWVVRRR, from the coding sequence ATGGCCCGGCTACTGCCCTCCCGATCCGACCCCGAGGTCGAGGCCTCGCCACGCGTGGTCGGACTCGACGACGACGACGCCGAGGATCTCCTGGGTGCGCTCTCCTCGACGACCGCGCGACGAATACTCGCCACGCTCCACGACGAGCCCGCGAACCCTGCTGCCCTCGCGGAGTCGGTCGACACGTCGTTGCAGAACGTCCAGTACCACCTCGACCGCCTGGAGTCGGCGGGTGCGATCGAGGTGGTCGATACGGTCTACTCCGAGAAGGGCCGCGAGATGGACGTCTACGCTCCCGCCGACCGCCCGCTGGTAGTCGTCGCCGCCGCGGACGAGGAAACCGCCGGCGTGTCCGACGTACTCGCCCGGCTGCTCGGCGGGGTCGCGATCGTCGGGATCGCGAGCCTGCTCGCGCAGTTCCTGGTCGATGGGGTACCGTTCCTCGCCCAAACCGGGGGCGGCGGCGACGTCGGAACCGCCGACGTCGCGGTGGAGACCACGGCGGCGGCAACCGCGACGGGACCGCCGCCGGGACTGCTTGTGTTCCTCGGCGGGGTGACCGTCCTGCTGGCGTGGCTGGCGGTGTGGGTCGTCCGGCGGCGGTAA
- a CDS encoding GNAT family N-acetyltransferase, which yields MYVRDAKNRDEVWLLDRIEEADIDDPAFRSRDYVIALDEETSRKAGFGRIRVHKTEAGEFCELAFVYTLPPWRQQGVGAHIVERLVAEAGDDGHETVYTFTRQPSYFTPFGFEPRDAADLPAAVTDRLETVREERGDDVIALAVHADEFTVPDEFRERFKTASPADEPEAGETVEETAEDFGIDPSEATYKYDTGG from the coding sequence ATGTACGTCCGGGACGCCAAAAATCGGGACGAGGTCTGGTTGCTCGACAGGATCGAGGAGGCCGACATCGACGACCCCGCGTTTCGGTCCCGGGACTACGTGATCGCCCTCGACGAGGAGACCTCCCGCAAGGCCGGATTCGGGCGGATCCGCGTCCACAAAACCGAGGCGGGGGAGTTCTGCGAACTCGCGTTCGTCTACACCCTTCCGCCGTGGCGCCAGCAGGGGGTCGGCGCCCACATCGTCGAACGGCTCGTCGCGGAGGCCGGCGACGACGGCCACGAGACGGTGTACACGTTCACACGACAGCCGTCCTACTTCACCCCGTTCGGGTTCGAGCCGCGGGACGCCGCCGACCTGCCGGCGGCGGTGACCGACCGACTCGAGACCGTCCGCGAGGAGCGCGGCGACGACGTGATTGCGCTCGCGGTCCACGCCGACGAGTTCACCGTCCCGGATGAGTTCCGCGAACGGTTCAAGACCGCCTCGCCCGCGGACGAGCCCGAAGCGGGGGAGACCGTCGAGGAGACGGCCGAGGACTTCGGCATCGACCCCTCGGAAGCGACATACAAGTACGACACCGGAGGGTGA
- a CDS encoding DUF7529 family protein, producing MDWWDLLLEEMSAEAAAYEADGWETVELHPGDVTARDGSVEDLGLDVLVPDNEFAALETALSGGVDSYEVLRSTPGEYVAALLVVEITDPGRAVFVPVYYSRNDEAATGLLRAALEADELTLILRTLTDDRVELTLDRPELLVPNGT from the coding sequence ATGGATTGGTGGGACCTGCTGCTCGAGGAGATGAGCGCGGAGGCCGCGGCTTACGAAGCGGACGGCTGGGAGACGGTAGAGTTGCACCCGGGTGACGTGACCGCCAGAGACGGAAGCGTCGAGGACCTCGGGCTGGACGTGCTGGTGCCCGACAACGAGTTTGCGGCGCTGGAGACGGCGCTTTCCGGCGGGGTCGACAGCTACGAAGTACTGCGTTCGACACCGGGAGAATACGTTGCCGCGCTGCTCGTTGTCGAGATCACCGACCCGGGGCGTGCGGTGTTCGTACCGGTTTATTACAGCCGGAACGACGAGGCGGCGACGGGGTTACTCCGGGCGGCGCTCGAGGCGGACGAACTGACACTGATCCTCCGGACCCTCACCGACGACCGGGTCGAACTCACGCTCGATAGGCCGGAACTCCTTGTCCCCAACGGGACGTGA
- a CDS encoding ABC transporter substrate-binding protein codes for MPQDERDQVDRRTLLKAVGGATATVSIAGCGGSQTTPTEGGDGTETAMDTTEGDEGTETSNEGDESAFEVGVTLGQMDSGLDPHDHAETPTNIIVSQAYEGLMGRDKEGGIIAKLATEWERVESGTVRFTLRDGVTFHNGDPVTSEDVRYSIRRIETEEVGGALPQDGDLAGSKALESVEAGDGEVTVTFGGLNPIVFALFATNGQIMQQSWVENNENSYINRNTNGTGPFQVTDYQSGTSVSYEKYDDYWGEPAAADEATITASSESATRVNQLVAGETDIVTNVPPQEISRVEGSEGTSVSPVPSTRIIFLQMRYDVEPFSSQQFRQAMNYAVDVESIIENVLQGFGEVTGQPTLSQFTGHNPDIEPYGHDPERAEQLVEESGHAGVDITLQTPIGRYLKDVEVAQTAANQIDSLSNVNCELQQREFNSLVQDVTASSIEDRPRFTLLGWGNAEFDAAQTIIPLLTSDGPLTVLKSDEVDSLIQEAQSEPDPEARRQTLRECNQLLHDLAPWVFLHQQFSVYGTSDDIEWQPRPDELIDLWTASPN; via the coding sequence ATGCCGCAGGACGAACGCGACCAGGTCGATCGTCGGACGCTTCTCAAAGCTGTCGGTGGAGCCACGGCCACGGTGTCTATCGCCGGCTGTGGGGGCAGCCAGACTACGCCGACCGAAGGCGGCGACGGCACCGAGACGGCGATGGACACGACGGAAGGCGACGAGGGGACCGAAACGTCGAACGAAGGTGACGAGTCCGCGTTCGAGGTGGGTGTCACGCTCGGGCAGATGGACTCGGGGCTCGACCCCCACGACCACGCCGAGACGCCGACGAACATCATCGTCTCACAGGCCTACGAGGGGCTGATGGGCCGGGACAAGGAGGGTGGCATCATCGCGAAGTTGGCCACCGAGTGGGAGCGCGTCGAATCCGGGACTGTTCGGTTCACCCTCCGCGACGGCGTCACCTTCCACAACGGCGATCCGGTCACCTCGGAGGATGTCCGGTACAGCATCCGCCGGATCGAGACCGAGGAAGTCGGCGGTGCGCTGCCACAGGACGGGGACCTCGCAGGAAGCAAGGCGCTCGAAAGCGTCGAGGCTGGCGACGGCGAGGTAACCGTCACCTTCGGCGGACTGAACCCGATCGTGTTCGCGCTGTTCGCCACCAACGGCCAGATTATGCAGCAGTCGTGGGTCGAGAACAACGAGAACAGCTATATTAACCGTAACACAAACGGAACTGGTCCGTTCCAGGTGACAGACTACCAATCGGGGACCTCGGTCTCCTACGAGAAGTACGACGACTACTGGGGCGAGCCCGCAGCGGCCGACGAGGCGACGATCACTGCCTCCTCCGAGTCGGCTACCAGGGTCAACCAACTGGTCGCCGGGGAGACTGACATCGTCACGAACGTCCCGCCGCAGGAGATCTCCCGCGTAGAGGGCTCGGAGGGCACGTCGGTCAGTCCGGTCCCGAGTACCCGGATCATCTTCCTGCAGATGCGTTACGACGTCGAGCCGTTCAGCAGCCAGCAGTTCCGACAGGCGATGAACTACGCCGTCGACGTGGAGAGCATCATCGAGAACGTCCTCCAAGGCTTCGGCGAGGTCACCGGCCAGCCGACCCTCTCGCAGTTCACCGGACATAATCCAGATATCGAGCCGTACGGGCACGATCCCGAACGGGCCGAACAGCTGGTCGAGGAGTCCGGCCACGCCGGCGTCGACATCACCCTCCAGACGCCTATCGGTCGCTACCTGAAGGACGTCGAGGTCGCACAGACCGCAGCCAACCAGATCGACTCGCTGTCGAACGTCAACTGCGAACTCCAGCAGCGCGAGTTCAACTCGCTAGTCCAGGACGTGACCGCATCCAGCATCGAGGACCGGCCGCGATTCACCCTGCTGGGATGGGGGAACGCCGAGTTCGACGCCGCACAGACGATCATCCCGCTTTTGACCAGCGATGGCCCGCTTACCGTCCTCAAAAGCGACGAGGTCGACTCGCTCATCCAGGAAGCCCAGAGCGAACCCGATCCGGAGGCACGCCGGCAGACCCTCCGGGAGTGTAACCAACTACTACACGACCTGGCGCCGTGGGTGTTCCTCCACCAGCAGTTCAGCGTCTACGGCACCTCCGACGACATCGAGTGGCAGCCCCGCCCGGACGAGCTCATCGACCTGTGGACGGCGTCGCCGAACTGA
- a CDS encoding ABC transporter permease, translated as MSLGRLAIKRSLQGVGVVWGVITVVFALRFITPGSVINAVAPLDASRETRRAIAADLGLDQPIYVQYVQYLADLARGDMGHSYVKGLEVTRMVFQRVPATVELAVAATIVAIVLSIPLGVLSATRRNSPVDYGATLFSLGGISTPNFWLGIMLILIFAVQFNVFQTSGRGVTSVAVLTSLVGPEPFVGTLLEWLSYITLPAIALGTYFMALITRLTRSGMLDELGKSYVRAARAKGAPESLVRYKHALRNTLIPVITVLGLQLGTLIGGAVITEAVFAWPGLGTLVIQSINLRDWPALQGSLIVIGTAFVIVNIVVDIIYGYLDPRVVYD; from the coding sequence ATGTCACTCGGTCGTCTGGCCATCAAGCGGAGTCTGCAGGGGGTCGGCGTGGTCTGGGGCGTCATCACCGTCGTCTTCGCGCTGCGGTTCATCACCCCGGGGAGCGTGATCAACGCGGTCGCACCGCTCGATGCCTCCCGGGAGACTCGACGGGCGATCGCGGCCGACCTCGGCCTCGACCAGCCGATATACGTTCAGTACGTCCAGTACCTCGCCGATCTCGCCCGGGGCGATATGGGCCATTCGTACGTCAAGGGTCTCGAGGTCACGCGGATGGTCTTCCAGCGGGTGCCGGCGACGGTCGAACTGGCCGTCGCTGCGACCATCGTCGCCATCGTTCTCTCGATCCCGCTGGGCGTGCTGAGCGCCACCCGGCGCAACTCGCCGGTCGACTACGGTGCGACGCTGTTCTCGCTCGGTGGGATCAGCACGCCGAACTTCTGGCTGGGGATCATGCTGATCTTGATCTTCGCAGTCCAGTTCAACGTCTTCCAGACCAGCGGTCGGGGCGTGACCTCGGTTGCGGTGCTAACCTCGCTCGTCGGTCCGGAGCCGTTCGTCGGGACGTTGCTGGAGTGGCTCTCCTACATCACCCTTCCCGCGATCGCCCTGGGGACGTACTTTATGGCGCTGATCACCCGGTTGACGCGGTCGGGGATGCTTGATGAACTGGGCAAGTCGTACGTCAGGGCGGCGCGTGCGAAGGGGGCCCCGGAGAGTTTGGTCCGGTACAAACACGCGCTCCGGAACACACTCATCCCGGTGATCACGGTGCTCGGACTCCAACTCGGAACACTGATCGGCGGGGCGGTCATCACGGAAGCCGTCTTCGCGTGGCCGGGACTGGGAACGCTGGTCATTCAGAGCATCAACCTGCGTGACTGGCCGGCGCTACAGGGCAGTCTGATCGTCATCGGGACCGCCTTCGTCATCGTCAACATCGTCGTGGACATCATCTACGGCTACCTCGACCCCCGGGTGGTGTACGACTGA
- a CDS encoding ABC transporter permease, with the protein MLSPRVIRNLKKQFRNSLLPKIGLLLVVGILLVAVFAPLVAPHDPTAQNLNRTELPPLGFTKTVSETNAQMVDGELKTVTNVTTVEAKVSYPLGTDGLGRDMLSRVIYGARTSLLVGILGTMLAVLAGVPAGLVAGYSGGTVDDALMRFADVSLAFPSLVLAVALIGLWGRATVPIPDPFVAAGLASGMPPSTTLPITVVIVVGLVNWVWFARVARGEALSLRQQEYVKAARALGASDIRIIARHILPNAMTPIIVLGTVQIAAIILLESALSFLGFSGTTLSWGFDISQGQDYVSSGQWWIATMPGIAIMLSVIGINLVGDWFRDALDPDIEGEGGT; encoded by the coding sequence ATGCTCTCGCCCCGAGTCATCCGCAACCTGAAAAAACAGTTCCGAAACAGCCTGCTTCCGAAGATCGGGCTACTGTTGGTCGTCGGGATCCTCCTGGTTGCAGTGTTCGCGCCTTTGGTCGCGCCACACGACCCGACCGCCCAGAACCTCAACCGGACCGAGCTCCCACCGCTCGGATTCACGAAGACCGTAAGCGAGACGAATGCTCAGATGGTCGACGGCGAACTCAAAACGGTCACCAACGTGACGACCGTCGAGGCGAAGGTGTCCTACCCGCTGGGGACCGACGGTCTGGGTCGTGATATGCTTTCGCGGGTTATCTACGGTGCCCGGACGTCGCTGTTGGTCGGTATCCTGGGGACGATGCTGGCAGTGCTCGCGGGTGTCCCGGCCGGACTCGTCGCGGGGTACAGCGGCGGGACCGTTGACGACGCACTGATGCGGTTCGCTGACGTGAGCCTCGCCTTTCCCTCGCTGGTGCTCGCCGTCGCGCTGATCGGGCTGTGGGGCCGGGCAACCGTTCCGATTCCGGACCCCTTCGTGGCGGCCGGGTTGGCGTCAGGAATGCCCCCCTCGACCACACTGCCGATAACGGTGGTGATCGTCGTCGGACTGGTGAACTGGGTGTGGTTCGCCCGCGTCGCCCGCGGTGAGGCGCTTTCCTTGCGCCAGCAGGAGTACGTCAAGGCCGCCCGGGCGCTCGGTGCCAGCGACATCCGGATCATCGCGCGCCACATCCTGCCCAACGCTATGACCCCGATCATCGTGCTCGGTACGGTCCAGATCGCGGCGATAATCCTGCTGGAGAGCGCCCTGTCCTTTCTCGGGTTCTCGGGGACGACCCTCTCGTGGGGGTTCGACATCTCCCAGGGCCAAGACTACGTCTCCTCGGGTCAGTGGTGGATCGCAACGATGCCCGGAATCGCGATCATGCTGTCGGTCATCGG